A genomic stretch from Chryseobacterium sp. SNU WT5 includes:
- a CDS encoding carboxypeptidase regulatory-like domain-containing protein — protein MCRIVVLFLFCLSFNSFGQQVSGIVTDDEGNLLRATMVFNMKTEQKSYTNSSGEFSIEANVRDELRFIRAGFERTSRIVNQYDLSNQLKVVIIRSAENIEEVKVPAVRLTGDLDKDTRNLAKLDKVAQLQREVGVPGPPEKPRETPPPTIERAGVLRYALSNLNFNNLYKNISGDARRMRTLYRYEDLQDHISWLRERIPDEYFIKMGIPEEKISEFLQFSIGVQPEITKGIEVKNLSKVLFLLEETFPIYIDKMSMKAKP, from the coding sequence ATGTGTAGAATAGTTGTGTTGTTTTTATTTTGTTTATCGTTTAATTCATTTGGGCAGCAAGTTTCGGGTATCGTTACAGATGATGAAGGAAACCTTCTTCGCGCGACTATGGTATTTAATATGAAAACCGAGCAGAAGTCTTATACTAATAGTAGTGGTGAATTTAGTATTGAAGCAAATGTGCGTGACGAGTTACGATTCATTCGGGCAGGTTTCGAGAGAACTTCAAGAATTGTAAATCAATATGATCTTAGTAATCAATTAAAAGTCGTTATCATCAGAAGTGCGGAGAATATTGAAGAAGTAAAAGTTCCTGCGGTACGACTGACCGGAGATTTAGATAAAGACACCAGAAATTTAGCAAAGCTTGATAAAGTGGCTCAGCTTCAAAGGGAAGTAGGAGTTCCCGGACCACCAGAAAAACCCAGAGAAACTCCACCACCTACAATAGAGCGCGCAGGCGTCCTACGTTACGCATTGAGTAATTTAAATTTTAATAATTTATACAAAAACATTTCTGGGGATGCCCGCAGAATGCGTACGCTTTATCGTTACGAAGATCTTCAGGATCATATTTCCTGGTTAAGAGAAAGAATACCTGATGAATATTTCATAAAAATGGGAATACCTGAAGAAAAAATTTCGGAGTTTTTACAATTTTCAATTGGGGTGCAACCGGAGATCACTAAAGGAATCGAAGTTAAAAATCTCTCGAAAGTACTTTTCCTTTTAGAAGAAACATTTCCTATTTATATTGATAAAATGTCCATGAAAGCCAAACCATAA
- a CDS encoding carboxypeptidase-like regulatory domain-containing protein: MSGIVVDEDQNPLSAVLVFNMKTEEKTYTNFDGEFIIKAIANEELRFVRKGFERNSTNVNQQNLNVAVKVILIRSIQEIEEVTIAYQPTGDLVKDEKNYGDTKLVAKMKLETAEYIRSESSPEVLAPKPGEFVQPVGPGFSGGSIKNQWDDVDFMEFLIENIGQDFFTDDLRLTKSEIQPFIYYVFRNFPRKRILFRGICTQYDLSRFTKEAYLKIESYRKNLPNSVSPKKK; this comes from the coding sequence GTGTCCGGAATCGTCGTTGATGAAGATCAGAATCCTCTTTCTGCCGTGTTGGTATTTAATATGAAAACAGAAGAGAAAACATACACCAATTTCGATGGAGAATTTATCATTAAAGCAATTGCGAATGAGGAATTACGATTTGTTAGAAAAGGGTTCGAAAGAAATTCTACGAACGTAAATCAACAGAATTTGAATGTTGCTGTTAAAGTTATCCTTATTCGAAGTATCCAAGAAATTGAAGAAGTAACCATTGCGTACCAACCAACAGGAGATTTAGTAAAAGACGAGAAAAATTATGGTGACACAAAATTGGTTGCTAAAATGAAATTAGAAACCGCAGAATATATTCGTTCAGAATCGTCACCAGAAGTTTTAGCGCCAAAACCAGGTGAATTTGTGCAACCTGTTGGACCCGGGTTCTCGGGCGGTTCTATAAAAAATCAATGGGATGATGTGGATTTTATGGAATTCCTTATTGAAAATATCGGCCAAGATTTTTTTACCGATGATTTGCGTCTCACGAAATCAGAAATTCAACCTTTCATTTATTATGTATTCAGAAATTTTCCCCGAAAAAGAATTCTCTTTAGAGGAATATGCACACAATATGACCTTTCACGCTTTACAAAAGAAGCCTATTTGAAAATAGAATCTTACCGAAAAAACCTGCCTAATTCTGTGTCTCCAAAGAAAAAGTAA
- a CDS encoding helix-turn-helix domain-containing protein, giving the protein METINFVGITPDNFLNELVSKVKTALLNDLEKSFKDNEPNRYYTADQICERFSITKPTIHEYRKRKIIKSYKLGSRVYYRLDEIENAMIIND; this is encoded by the coding sequence ATGGAAACAATTAATTTCGTCGGCATAACGCCTGACAATTTTCTAAACGAATTAGTAAGTAAAGTTAAAACCGCATTACTAAACGATCTCGAAAAGTCTTTCAAAGACAACGAACCAAACCGATACTATACTGCAGATCAAATTTGCGAACGGTTCAGTATTACCAAACCGACCATACACGAATACAGAAAACGGAAAATCATAAAATCCTATAAATTAGGGTCACGGGTTTATTACCGTTTAGATGAGATCGAAAACGCAATGATTATTAACGATTAA
- a CDS encoding tyrosine-type recombinase/integrase, whose amino-acid sequence MATIKFILQSDKPNAPIYARFRDGQSIDLKRKTRESINPEFWDIKKSKLKNIQSANETTLKHIENVKTKLSEIETFIFDQYRKRSENEIINGIWLDEILTAFYTGGRKLEQLDFLDNYLEYYKTDVLPFRKNRGKQIADATTKKQLTIITKILNFCKIQNRRLKVSDWDVSISNKFEQYLEKQGIAKGTIGRYIKYPKTIINHAKTLNIEVNKNIDQIKGYTTETPTIFITEKELQGIQKLTFLEPQLETAKDWLIIGFYTGQRASDLLQMTAKMFFEIDGHTFINLHQQKTKNGVLIPLHDEVKKIIEKRNGQFPPLFSANIESAKTIFNKHLRTIAKKAEINRLDYGKKYDAKLKKNIYGQYPLCEIISSHVCRRSFATHNYIKVPTPIIMAVTGHRTEKEFLNYIGKDFNDQSKEILNYWRTAQQSIETETTPETKTAN is encoded by the coding sequence ATGGCAACTATTAAATTTATTCTGCAGTCAGATAAACCAAACGCACCTATTTACGCCCGTTTTAGAGATGGTCAATCTATTGACCTTAAAAGAAAAACAAGGGAATCCATAAACCCCGAATTTTGGGACATCAAAAAGAGTAAACTTAAAAACATTCAGTCCGCAAACGAAACGACGTTAAAACATATTGAAAACGTTAAAACAAAACTGTCTGAAATAGAAACTTTTATTTTTGACCAATACCGTAAAAGGAGCGAAAACGAAATAATTAACGGTATTTGGTTAGACGAGATTTTAACCGCCTTTTATACTGGAGGGCGGAAATTAGAACAATTAGATTTTTTAGATAATTATTTAGAGTATTATAAAACTGATGTTTTGCCATTCCGTAAAAATAGAGGTAAACAAATTGCAGATGCAACCACTAAAAAACAATTGACAATTATTACAAAGATTTTAAATTTCTGCAAAATTCAAAACCGACGTTTAAAAGTTTCCGACTGGGACGTTTCAATTTCTAATAAGTTTGAGCAGTATTTAGAAAAACAAGGTATTGCAAAGGGAACAATCGGGCGTTATATCAAATATCCTAAAACGATTATAAACCACGCTAAAACGCTAAATATTGAAGTCAATAAAAATATTGACCAAATTAAAGGTTATACGACCGAAACCCCTACTATTTTCATTACCGAAAAGGAATTACAAGGCATTCAAAAATTAACTTTTTTAGAACCTCAACTGGAAACCGCTAAAGACTGGTTAATTATTGGTTTTTACACAGGACAAAGGGCGTCCGATTTACTACAAATGACGGCTAAAATGTTTTTTGAAATTGACGGACATACATTTATTAACCTCCACCAACAAAAGACGAAAAACGGGGTTCTAATACCTTTACACGATGAAGTTAAAAAGATAATCGAAAAAAGAAACGGACAATTTCCGCCCTTGTTTTCCGCAAATATTGAAAGTGCAAAAACTATTTTTAATAAACATTTACGAACCATTGCAAAAAAGGCAGAAATTAACCGTTTGGATTATGGTAAAAAATACGATGCAAAACTAAAAAAGAATATTTACGGGCAGTATCCACTTTGTGAAATAATAAGTTCCCACGTTTGCAGACGAAGTTTCGCAACTCACAATTATATTAAAGTTCCCACGCCTATAATAATGGCAGTAACGGGACATAGAACCGAAAAGGAGTTTTTAAATTATATCGGTAAGGATTTTAACGACCAATCAAAAGAAATTCTAAACTACTGGAGAACCGCCCAACAATCTATTGAAACGGAAACCACGCCCGAAACCAAAACTGCAAACTAA
- a CDS encoding CusA/CzcA family heavy metal efflux RND transporter: MLNRIINFSIQNKLVIGVMTLFLIIWGVWSATKLPIDAVPDITNNQVQIITVSPTLAGQEVEQLVTFPIEQSIANIPDVEEIRSISRFGLSVITVVFDEKVDVYFARQLINEKLKEAERNIPAGIGTPELAPVSTGLGEVYQYILHPKKGSENKYNASDLRTMQDWIVARQLNGTKGIAEVNSFGGELKQYEVAVNPDRLKAMGVSISDIFTALEKNNENTGGAYIDKKPNAYFIRGIGLVTSLEDVENISVKNATGNVPIFIKDVAEVRFGSALRYGAMTYNGEVDAVGGVVMMLKGENSNEVVKRIKEKIPVIQNSLPDDVIIESYLDRTELVDRAMTTVETNLIEGALIVIFVLVLFLGNFRAGLIVASAIPLSLLFALGMMNVFGVSANLMSLGAIDFGLIVDGAVIIVEATVHHLGLRKSMHTLTQKDMDREVFQSASKIRNSAAFGEVIILIVYIPILTLVGVEGKMFTPMAKTVGFAILGALILSMTYIPMMCALFLSKKGSQKKNFSDKMMTYLQGVYQPLLEKAIKIKYWLVGGTVALFAVSLLLFKNMGGEFIPQLQEGDFAFHCILPQGSSLSQSVETASQASKIIKGFDEVKMVVAKTGSAEVPTDPMPPEASDLIIVLKPQKEWKTKKSYDELSSEMYEKLEVIPGIFFETNQPIQMRFNELMTGIRQDVAVKIFGENLDSLSIYANKVSQVLQTVEGTSQPQVEQVQGLPEINVEYDRTRLANYGINVEEVNSVLSTAFAGKVAGQVFENERRFDLVVRLDSLHRTDIDDVSNLMIPTNTGNQIPLSQVATIEYKLGPTQISREAGKRRIYVGFNVTDRDVQSVVKEIQKKLEEKIQLPTGYYFTYGGQFENLEKATQRLLIAVPLSLLLIFALLYFTFNSVKQASLIFTAIPMSAIGGVFALLLRDMPFSISAGVGFIALFGVAVLNGIVLIGTFNQLEKDGVTDLFQRVIQGTKERLRPVLMTATVASVGFLPMALSQGAGAEVQKPLATVVIGGLITATFLTLFVLPLLYIIFNSKFNFRKRLKMKSITTIIVLFLSSIGFTLNAQEIKILGIDEALEIAVQNNGTIKSKNLELKSSQSLMKTAGEIPKLEFNAQVGQYSSEKFDQSFQISQTIPWPTLFGARKELLKSEVRGKELQIELSELELKNRVRTYFYQIQYLENNQKQLAYLDSLYIDFIRIAKLRFKVGDIKKVEISTAEVKKGEIYLLLKQNEVYLNSAYQSLKALLNTEDSFKIKEEENFQPLLASALMDETAIANHPAVKALYQEALIAEQNKEIQKAQNLPDLTLGYTNQSLIGNFDVGGRDVFYGSERRFHSVLIGVSIPIFTASKAKINSFDLTKKALEAKADQEKLELNAQLQNALQQYGQDVQQYRYYLDQALPNAKDIVFAAQLGYRTGEISYVEYLYALQTATDLQLNYLKSIQQINQSVININSIINQ; the protein is encoded by the coding sequence GTGTTAAATCGTATTATAAATTTCAGCATACAGAACAAACTTGTTATTGGGGTAATGACTTTGTTTCTTATTATTTGGGGCGTTTGGAGCGCTACCAAACTGCCTATCGATGCCGTCCCCGATATTACCAATAATCAGGTTCAGATTATTACCGTGTCTCCCACCTTAGCCGGACAAGAGGTAGAACAACTCGTCACTTTTCCCATCGAACAGAGTATCGCCAATATTCCGGATGTGGAAGAAATCCGCAGTATTTCGCGCTTCGGCTTGTCGGTTATTACCGTCGTCTTTGATGAAAAGGTTGATGTTTACTTCGCCCGGCAACTCATCAATGAAAAATTAAAAGAAGCAGAACGAAATATTCCCGCAGGAATCGGTACGCCTGAATTAGCGCCCGTAAGCACAGGTCTGGGTGAAGTGTATCAGTACATTTTACACCCGAAAAAAGGCAGCGAAAATAAATACAACGCCAGCGATCTGCGAACCATGCAGGACTGGATTGTTGCCCGACAACTTAATGGCACCAAAGGAATTGCAGAAGTCAACAGTTTTGGGGGTGAACTTAAACAATATGAAGTCGCTGTAAATCCAGACCGTTTGAAAGCAATGGGAGTCAGCATTTCAGATATTTTCACGGCGCTGGAAAAAAACAATGAAAATACGGGTGGCGCTTATATTGACAAAAAACCCAACGCCTATTTTATTAGAGGAATTGGACTAGTCACTTCTTTAGAGGATGTCGAAAACATCAGCGTAAAAAATGCCACTGGAAATGTTCCTATTTTTATTAAAGATGTTGCCGAAGTTCGTTTTGGCAGTGCTTTAAGATATGGAGCAATGACCTACAATGGTGAAGTGGATGCTGTTGGTGGCGTGGTGATGATGTTGAAAGGCGAGAACAGCAATGAAGTCGTAAAACGCATCAAAGAAAAGATCCCGGTGATCCAAAATTCTTTACCGGATGATGTAATTATTGAATCTTATTTGGATCGTACAGAATTGGTAGACCGCGCTATGACTACAGTGGAAACCAATTTAATTGAAGGTGCCCTGATCGTTATTTTCGTTTTGGTTTTATTTCTAGGGAATTTTAGGGCAGGCTTGATCGTGGCTTCGGCGATTCCTTTATCCTTGCTATTTGCCTTGGGAATGATGAATGTCTTTGGGGTCAGCGCGAATTTAATGAGTTTGGGCGCCATTGATTTTGGATTGATCGTCGATGGAGCCGTTATCATCGTGGAGGCAACCGTTCACCATTTGGGTCTACGGAAATCGATGCACACGCTCACCCAGAAAGACATGGATCGAGAAGTTTTTCAGTCTGCATCGAAAATTAGAAACAGTGCAGCGTTTGGAGAAGTTATTATCTTAATCGTTTATATTCCGATCCTTACTTTAGTCGGTGTAGAAGGCAAAATGTTTACGCCGATGGCAAAGACCGTGGGATTTGCCATATTAGGTGCTTTAATTTTATCAATGACTTATATTCCGATGATGTGTGCCTTATTTTTATCGAAGAAAGGTTCACAAAAGAAGAATTTTTCGGATAAAATGATGACTTATTTGCAAGGGGTTTACCAACCGCTTTTGGAGAAAGCCATTAAAATTAAATACTGGCTGGTTGGCGGAACGGTCGCATTATTTGCGGTAAGTTTACTCTTATTTAAAAATATGGGTGGCGAATTTATCCCGCAGTTGCAGGAAGGAGATTTTGCTTTTCACTGTATTTTACCGCAGGGAAGTTCTTTGAGTCAAAGTGTAGAAACCGCCTCACAAGCTTCAAAAATAATTAAAGGTTTTGATGAAGTAAAAATGGTTGTGGCCAAAACAGGGTCTGCTGAAGTTCCTACCGATCCTATGCCGCCGGAAGCCAGTGATCTGATCATCGTTCTTAAACCTCAAAAAGAGTGGAAAACTAAGAAAAGTTATGACGAACTTTCATCAGAAATGTATGAAAAATTAGAAGTCATTCCGGGTATTTTTTTTGAAACCAATCAGCCGATCCAAATGCGTTTTAATGAATTGATGACCGGTATCAGACAGGATGTAGCCGTGAAGATCTTCGGTGAAAATCTGGACAGTCTTTCTATTTATGCCAATAAAGTGAGTCAAGTCTTACAAACAGTTGAAGGCACGAGCCAGCCACAAGTGGAACAGGTTCAGGGTTTACCGGAAATAAATGTGGAGTACGACAGAACGCGCCTTGCCAATTATGGAATCAATGTGGAAGAGGTGAATAGTGTACTGAGTACTGCTTTTGCGGGAAAAGTTGCTGGGCAGGTTTTTGAAAATGAAAGACGGTTTGATCTGGTCGTACGATTGGACAGTCTTCACAGAACAGATATTGACGACGTCAGTAATTTGATGATTCCCACCAATACGGGAAATCAAATTCCATTGTCGCAGGTTGCCACCATAGAATATAAATTAGGACCCACTCAGATCAGTCGCGAAGCCGGCAAGAGAAGAATATATGTAGGTTTTAATGTCACCGATAGAGATGTTCAAAGTGTGGTTAAGGAAATTCAGAAAAAACTGGAGGAGAAAATACAATTGCCCACGGGATATTATTTCACTTATGGCGGACAATTTGAAAATCTCGAAAAAGCGACGCAGCGGCTTTTGATCGCCGTGCCTTTATCGCTTTTACTTATTTTTGCCTTGCTTTATTTCACTTTTAATTCGGTGAAGCAGGCCAGTTTAATTTTCACTGCCATTCCGATGAGTGCCATCGGTGGCGTGTTTGCCTTGCTTTTGCGGGATATGCCTTTCAGCATTAGTGCTGGCGTAGGATTTATCGCTTTATTTGGAGTGGCAGTTTTAAATGGAATCGTCCTCATTGGAACTTTTAATCAATTGGAAAAAGACGGCGTGACCGATCTGTTTCAGCGGGTAATTCAAGGAACAAAAGAAAGATTAAGACCGGTTTTAATGACTGCAACGGTTGCGAGTGTAGGATTTCTACCCATGGCTTTATCACAAGGCGCCGGCGCGGAAGTTCAAAAACCTTTGGCGACCGTGGTGATCGGAGGATTAATCACAGCAACCTTCCTAACTCTTTTCGTGTTGCCTTTGCTTTACATTATCTTCAATTCAAAATTTAATTTTCGAAAAAGACTTAAAATGAAATCTATAACGACAATCATCGTTTTGTTTCTTTCCTCGATTGGCTTTACCCTGAATGCGCAGGAAATCAAAATTCTTGGAATTGACGAAGCGCTGGAAATCGCCGTGCAAAATAACGGAACCATCAAATCGAAGAATTTAGAATTAAAATCTTCGCAAAGCTTAATGAAAACGGCCGGAGAAATTCCGAAGCTGGAGTTCAATGCGCAGGTGGGGCAATACAGCAGTGAAAAATTTGATCAGTCTTTCCAGATTTCACAGACGATTCCCTGGCCTACTTTATTTGGAGCGAGAAAGGAACTTTTAAAATCAGAAGTGAGAGGCAAAGAATTGCAGATTGAACTCTCGGAACTTGAATTAAAAAATCGGGTTCGGACCTACTTTTACCAGATTCAGTATTTGGAAAATAATCAGAAGCAGTTGGCTTACCTCGATAGCTTATATATTGATTTTATACGAATTGCTAAATTAAGGTTTAAAGTCGGCGACATTAAAAAGGTGGAGATCAGCACCGCAGAAGTTAAAAAAGGAGAAATTTATTTGTTGCTGAAACAAAACGAAGTCTATCTCAACAGTGCGTATCAAAGTTTAAAAGCACTTTTAAATACAGAAGATTCTTTTAAAATTAAAGAAGAAGAAAATTTTCAGCCTTTATTAGCAAGTGCTTTAATGGATGAGACTGCCATCGCTAATCATCCTGCGGTGAAGGCTTTATATCAGGAAGCGCTTATCGCCGAACAAAATAAAGAAATTCAGAAAGCGCAAAACTTACCGGATTTAACACTTGGATATACGAATCAATCCCTAATTGGAAATTTTGATGTTGGTGGAAGAGATGTGTTTTACGGTTCAGAAAGAAGGTTCCATTCCGTTTTAATTGGAGTTTCAATTCCCATATTTACCGCTTCAAAAGCAAAAATAAATTCCTTTGACCTCACTAAAAAAGCGCTAGAAGCCAAGGCTGACCAGGAGAAACTGGAACTCAATGCGCAACTTCAAAATGCGTTACAACAGTACGGGCAAGATGTTCAACAATATCGATATTATTTAGATCAGGCTTTACCGAACGCGAAAGACATCGTTTTTGCCGCACAACTGGGTTATCGTACAGGTGAAATTTCGTATGTGGAATATTTATATGCTTTGCAAACCGCCACTGATTTGCAGCTCAACTACCTAAAAAGTATTCAGCAAATTAATCAATCTGTCATAAATATCAATTCAATAATCAATCAATAA
- a CDS encoding efflux RND transporter periplasmic adaptor subunit, translating to MEFNIKKSLFSFLFLSSFLFVTQCSKQEKTKEKETVSKEAEVHEEEAENIVSLTEEQMQSVGIEVGKVEQKELTATIKANGNLSVPNNSKANATSLYGGVIKTLRVQIGSYVKKGQVIATIENPQFIQLQEDYLTTLDRIRFAQQEERRQRELYAGNAGALKNLQNATAELRTLSTRRASLQQQIRLMGINVNAVSNGNLRSQLVVTSPLSGVVSDVFAKIGSYVDVSSPIAEIVDNSSLHLDLQVFEKDLPKLKVGQIIHFTLTNNPAIEYDARVFSIGSSFENDSKTIAIHCKVTGNKEGLIDGMNITGIVSLSDVTAPAVPNGALVSADGKDYIFVVTKKEPAGHVEEEGAAPKSASEEKAHAEEEKHGINFERIEVAKGVSNMGYTAVTFVKEIPEDTQIVTKGAFFINAKLVGGGGHDH from the coding sequence ATGGAATTCAATATAAAAAAATCACTATTCTCTTTCCTTTTTCTAAGTTCGTTTCTGTTTGTGACCCAATGCAGTAAGCAGGAAAAAACTAAAGAAAAGGAAACCGTTTCGAAAGAAGCCGAAGTTCACGAGGAAGAAGCAGAAAATATAGTTTCACTCACCGAAGAGCAAATGCAAAGTGTCGGAATTGAAGTAGGCAAAGTGGAACAGAAAGAACTTACCGCCACTATTAAAGCCAATGGAAATTTAAGTGTGCCCAATAACAGCAAAGCAAATGCGACGTCTTTGTACGGCGGAGTAATCAAAACACTCAGAGTACAAATTGGCTCTTATGTGAAAAAAGGGCAGGTTATTGCAACCATCGAAAATCCTCAGTTCATCCAACTGCAGGAGGATTATTTAACCACTCTGGATCGAATTAGATTCGCACAGCAAGAGGAGAGACGACAGCGAGAATTGTACGCCGGAAATGCCGGAGCGCTAAAAAATTTACAAAATGCAACAGCGGAGTTAAGAACGCTTTCCACGCGCAGAGCGTCTTTGCAACAGCAAATTCGATTGATGGGAATTAATGTGAATGCTGTTTCGAACGGAAATCTGAGATCGCAGTTGGTCGTAACCAGTCCGCTAAGTGGCGTAGTCAGCGATGTTTTTGCAAAGATCGGGAGTTACGTTGATGTTTCTTCGCCTATTGCAGAAATTGTTGATAACAGTTCTCTGCATTTGGATCTGCAGGTTTTTGAAAAAGATCTACCTAAATTAAAAGTCGGGCAGATCATCCACTTCACTTTGACAAATAATCCTGCCATAGAATATGATGCGCGCGTTTTTAGCATAGGTTCTTCCTTTGAAAATGACAGTAAAACGATTGCAATTCACTGTAAAGTAACGGGTAATAAAGAAGGGTTAATTGATGGAATGAATATCACCGGGATTGTGAGTCTCAGTGATGTTACCGCGCCAGCAGTACCAAACGGAGCGCTTGTAAGTGCAGATGGTAAAGATTATATTTTTGTGGTGACCAAAAAAGAACCCGCAGGACATGTAGAAGAAGAGGGCGCTGCGCCAAAATCTGCAAGTGAAGAAAAAGCACACGCCGAAGAAGAAAAACATGGTATTAATTTTGAACGGATCGAGGTTGCAAAAGGCGTAAGTAATATGGGCTACACGGCTGTTACTTTCGTAAAAGAAATTCCGGAAGATACCCAAATTGTTACAAAAGGTGCTTTTTTCATCAATGCTAAACTAGTTGGTGGCGGCGGTCACGATCACTAA
- a CDS encoding heavy metal translocating P-type ATPase — MKHQHTYDAQGKQTCCSEEEKIYTEAGAEEILKPEKALRKSFNATPADDSHAGHDHGADDDHDHTNMEGSTFKLFLPSIISLSLLLIALYFDHLLKPDWFTGWVRIAWYIVAYLPVGLPVLKEAFGSIRQGAFFSEFFLMGIATVGAFGIGEYPEGVAVMLFYSVGEVFQTLAVSRAKANIKSLLDQRPDEVTVLRNNIPEIIKAEKAEINDIIQLKPGEKLGLDGELLSEKSSFNTAALTGESKPDTKSKGETVLAGMINLNTVSQVKVTTAYTDSKLSKILELVQNATAQKAPTELFIRKFAKIYTPIVVYLAIAITFVPYFFVANYDFADWLYRALVFLVISCPCALVISIPLGYFGGIGAASKNGILFKGSNFLDVIANIQNVVMDKTGTMTEGVFKVQEVIFNKDFDQAEILEMVNALESKSTHPVATAIHEFVGEVNTNIQLENVEEIAGHGLKATVSGKELLVGNFKLMDKFNISYDAEVSKIVYTLIAIAYDKKFVGYLTVADSIKQDAKLTIEKLKSLGIKPTMLSGDKNAVVQFVAKELGIENAFGDLLPEDKVTKLQEIKATNQSVAFVGDGVNDAPVVALSDVGIAMGGLGSDATVETADVVIQDDMPSKIPMAINIGKQTKKIVWQNITLAFVVKGIVLILGAGGLATMWEAVFADVGVALLAILNAVRIQRMKF, encoded by the coding sequence ATGAAACATCAACATACTTATGACGCGCAGGGAAAACAAACTTGTTGCAGCGAAGAAGAGAAAATATATACCGAAGCAGGTGCAGAAGAAATTTTAAAGCCAGAGAAAGCTCTCCGAAAAAGTTTCAACGCAACGCCAGCAGATGATTCTCACGCGGGTCACGATCACGGAGCAGACGACGATCACGACCATACCAATATGGAAGGCAGTACTTTTAAACTTTTTCTGCCCAGTATCATCTCTTTATCGTTGCTTCTTATTGCATTGTATTTTGATCATCTTTTAAAACCTGACTGGTTTACAGGTTGGGTGCGAATCGCTTGGTACATTGTCGCCTATCTTCCGGTCGGATTACCAGTATTGAAAGAGGCATTCGGAAGCATCAGGCAAGGCGCTTTCTTCTCGGAGTTTTTCTTAATGGGAATTGCCACGGTCGGAGCTTTTGGAATTGGCGAATATCCAGAAGGTGTAGCCGTAATGTTATTTTATTCTGTCGGTGAAGTTTTTCAAACCTTGGCTGTTTCCAGAGCGAAAGCCAATATTAAAAGTCTGCTGGATCAAAGACCCGATGAAGTCACAGTCCTCAGAAATAATATTCCGGAAATCATCAAGGCTGAAAAAGCAGAGATCAATGATATTATTCAATTAAAACCTGGAGAAAAATTAGGTCTGGATGGCGAATTGCTTTCTGAAAAGTCATCCTTTAACACTGCAGCTCTAACCGGCGAAAGTAAACCAGACACGAAGTCTAAGGGAGAAACTGTTTTGGCTGGAATGATCAATTTGAACACCGTTTCCCAAGTAAAAGTGACCACTGCTTACACGGATAGCAAACTAAGTAAAATATTGGAATTGGTTCAGAATGCCACGGCTCAGAAGGCGCCCACGGAATTATTCATCCGAAAATTTGCAAAGATTTACACTCCTATCGTGGTTTACCTTGCCATTGCGATCACCTTTGTACCTTACTTTTTTGTGGCCAATTATGATTTTGCCGATTGGTTATATCGTGCCTTGGTATTTCTCGTAATTTCCTGTCCGTGCGCTTTGGTGATCAGTATCCCACTGGGTTATTTCGGCGGAATTGGAGCTGCGAGTAAAAATGGAATTTTATTTAAAGGCAGCAATTTTTTAGATGTTATTGCCAATATTCAAAATGTGGTGATGGATAAAACCGGAACCATGACGGAAGGTGTTTTCAAAGTTCAGGAAGTTATTTTTAATAAAGATTTTGATCAGGCAGAAATTTTAGAAATGGTCAATGCGCTAGAAAGCAAAAGTACGCATCCTGTTGCCACGGCGATTCACGAATTTGTGGGAGAGGTTAATACCAATATCCAGTTAGAAAATGTGGAAGAAATTGCAGGTCACGGTTTGAAAGCCACGGTTTCAGGCAAAGAATTACTAGTGGGTAATTTTAAGTTGATGGACAAATTTAATATTTCTTATGATGCTGAGGTGAGCAAAATTGTTTACACGCTCATTGCTATTGCCTACGACAAAAAATTTGTAGGTTATCTCACAGTTGCCGACAGCATCAAACAGGACGCGAAACTGACCATCGAAAAACTGAAATCCCTGGGTATAAAACCGACGATGTTGAGCGGTGATAAAAATGCCGTTGTTCAGTTCGTAGCGAAGGAATTGGGCATTGAAAATGCTTTTGGTGATTTATTACCGGAAGATAAAGTAACTAAACTTCAGGAAATAAAGGCAACGAATCAGAGTGTGGCGTTTGTAGGAGATGGTGTGAATGATGCGCCAGTTGTTGCTCTAAGTGATGTCGGAATTGCCATGGGTGGACTTGGAAGTGATGCCACGGTGGAAACTGCAGATGTGGTGATTCAGGATGATATGCCAAGTAAAATCCCAATGGCCATCAATATCGGGAAGCAAACGAAGAAAATTGTTTGGCAGAATATCACTTTGGCTTTTGTGGTAAAAGGAATTGTTTTAATTTTGGGAGCAGGTGGTTTAGCGACCATGTGGGAAGCCGTTTTTGCGGATGTTGGAGTAGCGCTTTTGGCAATTTTAAATGCGGTTAGAATTCAACGAATGAAGTTTTAA